DNA from Pelobacter propionicus DSM 2379:
CAGCATCGACCGCATGCTGGTGGAGACCGACTGCCCCTACCTGACCCCGGTGCCGCACCGCGGCAGGCGCAACGAGCCGGCTCATGTGCTGCTGGCTGCCCAGCGGGTGGCCGAGGTGAAGGGGCTTACCCTGGATGACGTGGGCCGCATCACCACCAAGAACGCGAGCGACCTGTTCGGCATGCGTCTCTGGGACCAGGCCGCCAAAATCGCTTACCGCATCCGCACCTCCCTCTACCTGAATATCACCAACCGCTGCTCCAACCGCTGCTCCTTCTGCGCCAAGTTCGATGATTTCACCGTTAAGGGGCACAACCTGCTGCTGGACGCAGAACCGTCCTTTTTGGAGGTCATGGCGGCAATCGGTCAGCCGGATGCCGACCTGGATGAGGTGGTCTTCTGCGGCTTTGGCGAGTCGTTGCTCCGGCTGGATCTTGTCAAACAGGTGGCGGCCGAAATGAAGGGGCGCGGTTTTCGTATCCGCATCAATACCGACGGTCAGGCCAACCTGGTGCACGGCCGCAACATCCTGCCCGAACTGGTCGGGCTGGTGGACAGTATCTCCGTCAGCCTCAACGCACCAGACAGCCAGACCTATGTCAGGCTTTGCTCCACCCCCTTTGGGGAGGCGGGTTTTGCGGGTGTGTGCGACTTCATCCGTGAGGCGCGGCAGTACATCCCCCAGGTGGTGGCCAGCGCCGTCACCGTGCCGGGGGTGGATATCCCGGCCTGTAGCATGCTTGCCGAATCCCTGGGAGTTCAGTTTCGGGTCAGGGAGTACGAGGAGGTCGGCTAGGGAGGGAGATGGTAGGGAAAAGCAACGAAAAAGCCACATCGGATGATGTGGCTTTTTCGTTGCCTGATCACGGGCTTTAGCGGCAGACGATGTCGTACAGGCGTGCCGCCGGAGTGTCTGGAGTGATGGGCAGGTAGGGATCCGGCGTAACAGGTGGAGCAGTGATCTCTTTGTTTGTCTTGTCTATGACCAGCGGTATCCCCACTTCCTGCTCCATGGCTGTTTTTGACACCGCCTCGTTGGATGGAGAATAGTTGAAGCCGATGTTTACCTTGTATCTGCGCTCATCGCATTTGATCATGAACATGTTTTTCGCGTAGCTCACGTCGTCATCTCTGATGTGCCGGATGTCATGGAATACGGTTTTTACCCAGATCTTGACCAGATGCTGGTCGTCTTTCCGCTTCATCTTGTCAAGGGTGTAGTAGTAGGTGCTGTCCCTGTCCTTTGACAGGAATGCCCACTTGTCCGGCCGCTCATCGCGGGAGCAGGAACAGAGCAGAACGGTCAGCAACAGAAGGGAAAGAATGGATTTCATCGCGTCATCTCCGTGTTGGGGCGGGACGCCGGCTGGCGTCCTTTGCTACGAAAAAAGCACCTGGACCAGGTCCAGGTGCTTGAATTTTTGGGGTGGCTAGAGGGGATCGAACCCTCGAATGTACGAGTCACAGTCGTAAGTGTTAACCGCTTCACCATAGCCACCGTAATGAGTTCTGACTTTTATCCCAAAACCGGCGTCAAAGTCAAGCATATTTTTCCGGATAAAACATCAAACCGTCGTACCCCTGATCATACCTCCGAAATATCCGATCCCGTGATCTCCACGTCCGGCCAGTTCTCGTAGACCCAGTCCTCCAGTCGCTCCAGGGTAGAGCGGGCGATGCCCTTGTCCGGGCTGACGGTGACGAAACCCAGCACCGCCACCCGGGGGTTGTCCTGGCGATCCACTTCGGCGCAGGAGACGTTGAAGCGGTTGCGGCTGCGCCCCAGAAGGCTCTTGACGATGCCCCGCTTCCCCTTCAGCGAGTCGCAGGAGAGGGAGAGGTGGAGTTCGAGACAGAAGATGAACATGGTTCAGAACTCGGCGTGGCGCGGAGTGCGGGGGAAAGGGATAACGTCGCGGATGTTCTCCATGCCGGACAGGTACATCACCAACCGCTCGAAGCCGAGGCCGAAACCGGCGTGGGGGCAGCTCCCCCAGCGGCGGCTCTCCAGGTACCACCAGAGCGGCTCCCGGGCGATGCCCAACTCCGCCATGCGTGCCTCCAGGACGTCCAGCCGCTCCTCGCGCTGGCTACCGCCGATGATCTCGCCCACCTTGGGCACCAGCAGGTCCATGGCTGCCACGGTCCTGTTGTCCGGGTTGCTGCGCATGTAGAAGGCCTTGATGTCCCGGGGGTAGTTGAGGATGAAGGCCGGTCCCCCCACGATCTTCTCGGTGATGTAGCGTTCGTGCTCGGTCTGCAGGTCCAGCCCCCATTCCACCGGGTAGGAGAATGTGACGCCCGACCGCTGCAGCCGTTGGATGGCCTCGTCGTACTCCATGCGCACGAAGTCCGCCTCGGCTACCCGGCGCACCCGCTCCAGGAGCCCCTTCTCGATCTGGCGGTCGAAGAAGGCCATCTCCTCAGCACACTCCTCCAGGGCAAAGCGGCAGAGGTAGCGGACGAACTTCTCCGCCAGGGCGGCGTCGTCGGCCAGGTCGGCGAAGGCCATCTCCGGCTCGATCATCCAGAACTCGGCGGCGTGGCGGGGGGTGTTGGAGTTCTCGGCCCTAAAGGTGGGGCCGAAGGTGTAGATGTCGGAGAAGGCCAGGGCGAACAGTTCCCCCTCCAGCTGACCGCTGACGGTCAGGCCGGTCTTCTGGCCGAAGAAGTCCTGGCCGAAGTCCGGCCTCCCCTCCAGCAGGGGAGGGGAGGCGGCGTCCAGGGTGGTCACCCGGAACAGCTCGCCGGCCCCCTCGCAGTCGCTGGCGGTGATGATCGGCGTATGCACGTAGAGGAAGTTGTTGTCGCCGAAGAAGCGGTGGATGGCCTGGGCCAGGCGGGAGCGCAGCCTGAACACCGCGCCGAAGGTGTTGCTGCGCGGCCGCAGGTGGGCGATCTCCCGCAGGTATTCGAAAGAGTGCCGCTTCTTCTGCAGCGGGTAGTTCTCGTCGCTGGTACCCACGATGGCGATGCTCTCCGCGCGCAGTTCCCGCTCCTGGCCGGCGGCCGGTGATGCCACCAGCGTGCCCGTGACCCGTAAGGAACAGCCGGTGGCTATGGCGTCGATCTCAGAAAAGGCCGGGCTCTGCTCTTCCACCACCACCTGGATTCCGGCCAGGTTGGAGCCGTCGTTGAGCGCGATGAAGGCGATTCCCTTGGAAATCCTTAAGGATCGGACCCAGCCGGCAATGGCGTAGGTCTGTCCGCTTACCCCCTGGGACAGCAGCTGTCTGATGATTGTTCTCACGGATTACATCCTCCCTTCGGCGCGTGTGCTGGCGCAATGATACGTGCATGGGGGAGGGGATGCAAGGGGGATGGAGGGGAGATGTTAAGATCATTAGAAAATTTGACCCGCTCTCTCCTCTTGTGTAGATTGGCTCCCGCATAACTCATGTATGCGCTGCCGGTGAAGAAACGGTGTAATCCGCTACATGGCCTGTATCCGGGATACGCGATGATGTTTTGCCCTCTGCGCTATTTTGATCGTTGCAAGGAGCCTTTCAATGACTGACACAACCATACGACTCACCCAAACCGTCAAGGGAGCGGGGTGTGCCGCCAAACTTGCCCCCGGAGACCTGGATCGGGCCCTGTGCGGGCTGGACCTCCCCGTGGATCCCAATCTCCTTGTCGGCCTGGAACGTGCGGATGATGCCGGGGTCTACCGGATCTCGGACGATCTCGCCCTTGTCCAGACCATAGACTTCTTTCCACCCATGGTCGACGATCCCTACAGTTTCGGCCAGATCGCCGCGGCCAATGCGCTGAGCGACATCTATGCCATGGGAGGGGTTCCCAAGACCGCCATGAACGTGGTGGCTTTTCCGGCCAAAACCATGGATATCTCGGTCCTGCGCAGTGTTATCGAAGGCGGGCTGGACAAGATGCGGGA
Protein-coding regions in this window:
- the asnS gene encoding asparagine--tRNA ligase is translated as MRTIIRQLLSQGVSGQTYAIAGWVRSLRISKGIAFIALNDGSNLAGIQVVVEEQSPAFSEIDAIATGCSLRVTGTLVASPAAGQERELRAESIAIVGTSDENYPLQKKRHSFEYLREIAHLRPRSNTFGAVFRLRSRLAQAIHRFFGDNNFLYVHTPIITASDCEGAGELFRVTTLDAASPPLLEGRPDFGQDFFGQKTGLTVSGQLEGELFALAFSDIYTFGPTFRAENSNTPRHAAEFWMIEPEMAFADLADDAALAEKFVRYLCRFALEECAEEMAFFDRQIEKGLLERVRRVAEADFVRMEYDEAIQRLQRSGVTFSYPVEWGLDLQTEHERYITEKIVGGPAFILNYPRDIKAFYMRSNPDNRTVAAMDLLVPKVGEIIGGSQREERLDVLEARMAELGIAREPLWWYLESRRWGSCPHAGFGLGFERLVMYLSGMENIRDVIPFPRTPRHAEF
- a CDS encoding surface-adhesin E family protein, translated to MKSILSLLLLTVLLCSCSRDERPDKWAFLSKDRDSTYYYTLDKMKRKDDQHLVKIWVKTVFHDIRHIRDDDVSYAKNMFMIKCDERRYKVNIGFNYSPSNEAVSKTAMEQEVGIPLVIDKTNKEITAPPVTPDPYLPITPDTPAARLYDIVCR
- a CDS encoding TatD family hydrolase, which codes for MSHTPVLIDSHAHIYYRDYDDDFEAMLQRAADTGVAAILVVGTDLETSRQSVELAERYPRIYAAVGIHPHDASQVTEESYQAIRELALSSPKVVAIGEIGLDFYRDRSPRDVQEAVFLRLLRLAGELDMPVIIHDRDAHQRVLECLRQEGTSRGVLHCFSGDAAMAAEAIAMGLYISIPGTITYPSNDALRQVVRVTSIDRMLVETDCPYLTPVPHRGRRNEPAHVLLAAQRVAEVKGLTLDDVGRITTKNASDLFGMRLWDQAAKIAYRIRTSLYLNITNRCSNRCSFCAKFDDFTVKGHNLLLDAEPSFLEVMAAIGQPDADLDEVVFCGFGESLLRLDLVKQVAAEMKGRGFRIRINTDGQANLVHGRNILPELVGLVDSISVSLNAPDSQTYVRLCSTPFGEAGFAGVCDFIREARQYIPQVVASAVTVPGVDIPACSMLAESLGVQFRVREYEEVG
- a CDS encoding DUF503 domain-containing protein, which gives rise to MFIFCLELHLSLSCDSLKGKRGIVKSLLGRSRNRFNVSCAEVDRQDNPRVAVLGFVTVSPDKGIARSTLERLEDWVYENWPDVEITGSDISEV